In Plectropomus leopardus isolate mb chromosome 17, YSFRI_Pleo_2.0, whole genome shotgun sequence, the DNA window GCATTTGTTGAACAATAACTGAAATGTCTGCAGAGCTGGCAGCGTTCCTGCACGCTCATGCTGCTTGGCAAATGAtcaggaactattttttttatcattgatcAGGCTCTGTAGAGAGACAACTGCTATAATCTTATTCTTTCATTATCTCTATACCCTATTTAGTGCTTCAGACATATAATTTCACTGGTTGTTTTTCCACAGCAAGGACCTGGAAGATACTGACATTTGTGTTGGCTGTTCCTGGCGTGGGTGTCTGCATAGCTAATGCCTACATGAAGGGGAAGGCACACTCGCATGAACAGCCAGAATTTGTGCCATACTCTCACCTGCGTATCCGCACCAAGGTTAGTCTCAAACATAGACTGTAGCCAATAAAACAAGCCAGACTCACAGCTTCAAAACGGTAGTCCCTAAAGCAACAGGTGACATCAGTGAGGATACGTCCACTTCTGTTAAACAGTTTATGGTCTCGAACCTTGTGCACCCTCTCCTACTCTTTCAGCGGGattagaaataaagaaattgtaCGACATAAATATCCATAATTTTCCTTGTATTGGCTTTACTTACAATGTGTCCTTTCAGAAATTCCCCTGGGGAGATGGAAACCACTCTCTGTTCCACAACTCTCACACCAATGCTCTGCCTGATGGCTTCGAAGACTCCCATCACTGAGAGGATCAGTCACATTTCTTGGCTATGTTTTGCTGGTTACTCCAAACTTCAGTCTGCAGTGTAACTGTACTGCCTTAATTATACTGATTGTGGGCCCAAGCAGCATCGACATCGAGCGGTGCACCCCGATGTGAATAAAACCACTTTGTGCTGTATTACAATGACTGCCTTTACTTTTGTTTCATTCAGTGGTGCTCATGTAATCAACACTCAAAACTTGTGTCAAAATCTTTgagaaaagtgcttttacaTCTCATCTTATGGTGTCTTTTTACAAACTGACACCAGGGGACGCCAAAGTTGGTTCAAATCCAGCACATACGGGttgaaaaagattaaaagaagGCCTcctttgttgtccaaaaactattaaaaacacatcaatgagtCACACCGCTACACCTGGGGATCCCCAGTCATCACAATCCTTCCTCGCGAGAACATGAATGTTCTGAAATTTTGTGGCAGTTCAACCAATAGCTTCTTCACCCTATGTTGTGTAATCGAAATAATTGAACTGACTgataggcttgggtggtatctaTTATTTCATACCTTCACATGCCCCTGACATTTGAGCGGGAATTACAGCATATGATggttattttatgattttttttttaaatcatgtattAAACAGTTTGGTGCTACCCAATAAGAACATGCTCGCTGGACCTCTGCCGTTGCTGGCTTTTTACTACTTCTGAAATGGTATCCCCACTACTCACAGTCGCCATCTTTGTAAGCCCAGCCTCCCCTTCCACCCATATaaactgacctctggtggtACATGCTGTGCCCTACATTACAACCCCTCAAAAGAGCATCTTTGTATCAGTTCAATTAATAAAAGAgaagtgtctgtatttttgacagtacTGAAAATCATATGGTGAGGATTCCTATAGAAACTGGtacactgtaacacacagtCTACTGACTGACATTCCTTGAAGCCACTCTGTGAGATTACTGCATATCCAAACTACAGCTATAAGAAACCAGAAACAAAGTGATGTTCCAACAATATATTCAGTGGCATAAATTTATATGGGACAGTTGGAATCTATACACTGTATATCTGCTAATCCATATTTTCtctatttacaaaataaacaactggCTTTGAGACCAACCCTGATAATTCCAGTACTTCCAGCTAAATGACATTTATCAAATGCATTACGGACACCGTCTTTGAccttctctgaaaaaaaatcacaacacaaaTGTAAGTAAATTATA includes these proteins:
- the LOC121956724 gene encoding cytochrome c oxidase subunit 6A, mitochondrial — encoded protein: MSVSALAARRVLAAASQSSHEGGARTWKILTFVLAVPGVGVCIANAYMKGKAHSHEQPEFVPYSHLRIRTKKFPWGDGNHSLFHNSHTNALPDGFEDSHH